The DNA sequence tcaagaggcctcgagattctggcgcATATAGTGGTGACGGCGCCCTAGGTGAAGCCCGTCATGGTATgggctatgtgagtcgtcctgttcattcagcacttccagcttccaacggtattccggccactcctaggcctcagGTTCCTAACAAGGTggtgtccttccttaaggcacaacggatggttggaaaggtatgtgatgcgtatctagcatatgtgagagatgtcagtgttgatactcctaccgtccaGTCAGTTTcgatagtgagggattatccagatgtatttccggtggatctttcgggcatgccgcccgacatggatatcgattttggtattcatttattatcgggcactcagcttatttctattccaccatatcgtatggccccagcagagttgaagaaGTTAAAGGAGTAGTTGCAGGAGTTGCCTTATAAGGGTTTCATTGGCCTAgggtatcaccttggggtgctccagtcttgtatgtaaagaagaaagatgtttctatgcacatgtgtattaattatcgtcagttgaacaaggttacgatgaagaacaggtatcaactgccacgcattgatgacctatttgatcagccacagggtgccagagtgttctcaaagattgatttgcggtcaggctatcatcagttgaagattcgggagctagatatcctgaagactgccttcaggacacggtatggtcattatgaattcctTGTGATGTGATTTGGGCTAACTAACTccctagcagcattcatgcacttgatgaacagtgtattctagtcttatcttgactcattcgtcattgtgtttattgatgacatctcggtgtactcccggagcggggaggatcatgagcatcacttgaggatcgtgctacagaccttaagagaaaagaagtcgtatgcaaaattttcaaagtgtgaattctggcttgattcgatggcgtttttgggtcatgtagtgtcgagtgaggggatcaaggtagatccgaagaagattgaaggagtgcagagttgtcccagaccgtcttcagctactgagatctggagttttcttaaATTGGCAGGATATTACCATCATTTCgaagagggtttctcatctattgctgcacctatgaccagattgacccagaagggtgctccattcaggttgaccgaggagtgtgaggagagctttcaaatctcaagacaactttgactacagccccagtgttggtattgcctacgggtttggggtcttatactctGTACTGTGATGCAttacgtattggtctcggtgcggtgttgatgcaagacggtagggtgatttcctacacaTCCAGCTAGCTGAAGGTACACGAGAAGAACTATCCTttccacaaccttgagttagcagctagtgttcatgccttgaagatttggtggcactatttgtacggtgtcccttgtgaggtctataccgaccaccggagtctacaacatccgttcaaacaaaaggatcttaacttgcattagcggagatggttagagttacttaaggactatgatatcaccattctatatcatcccgagaaggccagtGTGGTGGTAGATGCCATGAGTCGAAAGGCGAAGAGCTTGTGCAGTTTAGCGGCAgctgagaggccattagcattggatgttcaggccttggccaactagtttgttagattggatattttggagccgagtCGATTTTTGGTTTGTGtaatttctcggtcttctctatatgatcgtatcagatagTGTTAGTATGACGACCCGCTGTCACgctccgacctcggggagcgcaaccgcgctcaacagagttaccccggtcgagcaagtcTGCACAGTGttgtctacccaactcacccatgaataaagagaaggatatatttcattaattagatagtaAGAGATCATGTGAATTACactagttcatttccattagttacgttgTTAGCAAGTCTCCAAAACAGTACATtttacaatcatagttaaagtggaacagatgatacgcTTACAACaattttagtttaaccttcccaaaaatagatacagcccatactatgtctacggagcctctaatagaaacAAAAGAGTGATATGACAGTGctgacaacaaggccccggctatacctcaaaatgctatgtacaaaggataagagatacGAGACCACAAAattaagtggggctcaccaagtcagctgaggagagggtgtgctcctatcactgatcaatgctacCTGCAATGGAAcctcctgcatccattaaagatgcagcgcccccggcaaaagggacgttagtacatatgaaatagtactagtatttaaaattaaacaccctctcaatagaacgagtaacagtaaacggagaataaaacatgaaatcaataagagactcaaatagtatcaaggtgttaagttaggggaaaggtaaatttcaagtaggttttgctagtttaagttgggagatctttatcACCGATACACCACAGTATTTTAGCATGGAGtctgattgtcacgacccaaaccgaagggccgcgacgggcacccggtaccttactcaatcgagtaccaatgtaacgtatcttttcgtatcatactatcataggtaaatgaaccagaAAGGTTGTCATGACATAACTAgaataaagcatgagggaatactcaacatgatataccgacttatacatatgacgtacggtCCTATAAGatcaaaatgatcactcgtatactgaacatagtctgacaaggccatataatcttttacgtacataacatatgtctgcaagcctctaagagtagataaataccataaaggtcaggacaaggctccgccatactaatcaatacatatcaAAATTGTTACACcgcatgttttcgtacgtggaagtacgtCATATGTAAATTGATATAAACTCGAAAATGAGATTttacattccgcattttcatacgttaaagtttagtcgtaagctaatcgacgtaagttcgggaaggagattattttgagattataagcattatgctatttcaaacaagtgatgagtaaattcgtgaaagtgagagggtaagcaaatcaaagaaaattaattttcgtcaaagtttgacatgttgggGTAAAATACGATTCGAGCTACAAttcctggtatttatggactggtgccatacaaggtaccacatgaccataatagtaaggtgtacaaagtgtgttaaaattgagtagtattttaagtaatttgagataattcttaattatatgggtaatggTATTATGGATTTTAGTAAGAGATTAACTAAGTGATTAAGTTATTTGGATAAGGTTTAATAAACCTTCACGTGGCAGCAAGATCTAGCTCCAATTTGTGACTCTTAAGTCAAATTTCAAGGTGGCAAAACTTGAACAAGCCTTTGGCCAACTAAGCcacaagtggggcccacacccattaATACAAAAGCCTTCTCAAAAATCACCAAATGAAGAAATGTCACACTTTCTAACGGATGAAAAAGCTTCAAGCAAAGATCATATTCTTCAAATAGTAACGTGAGTTACTTCAACAATTCATGCGAGATTGTGTCTtaacaacgtgagattttgcgattttaAGGGAGTATAGTGCAATCtttatcaagaatatcatacgaattttttcctactccggtcttgccgtcacgtgttttgtctctattgtcgtgtgttagagggattgccaAGAGAACCGGTgctggtatgttaaggctatcccttctttcttttggcatgatttaTACGAcataaatgaaacgagcaaatgcataatttccataaatgactctattcatagaaatactagagattcttatgttcttgattccccatgtgtcatattattctatcatctgttcataggtctcagaaaattcgtaagttgataaagtttatttcatgatattagtcaaaggtataatggtcttatgacactctgaaagattttactgatgtacttctcatgcattgcattcatttatattgacccgtgaccagatggcgttagatacgtgtatatatgtatataggatatgggaaaaggttacggcgttatatacgcaccactacctgatcagctggtatgcgttgatgatttgcccacagtggccgaaatgatatgatgggatgccctcagaggcttgataatgttatgtacacatatacctatgcatggtatgacatttatacgcatatgcatgacattgtaaatattaatgattcatagagttattcagacttacatattgagtcttttactccatgtttctctcatgtctattgtttactgattttctttccttacatactcggtacattatttgtactgacgttcctttttgcttggggacgctgcgtttcatgcccgcaggtcccgatagacaggtcgagagtcctccaagtaggctatcagctcagcggaaggtgttggtgcgctccatttactccggagttacttatttggtcagtatgatttagacatgtattgtttggtatggcggggctctgtcccgacctttatagcaattatgtattcttagaggcttgtaaacaGATGTCGTGTACGTAAAAGACTGTATGGCCtttcggcctatgttcagtgtacgagtggttattttggtcttataggcccgtatgtcataagtataagttggtatttcatgttgtattctacttatctcacggcaggcTCTCTGGCTCAGTTatttatgatagtatgatactaaaagatatgttatgttggtaatcgattgagtaaggtaccgggtgcccatcgcggcccctcggtttgg is a window from the Nicotiana tomentosiformis chromosome 10, ASM39032v3, whole genome shotgun sequence genome containing:
- the LOC138899953 gene encoding uncharacterized protein, whose translation is MTISDYAVRFSDLFRHAPAFVATVREGVRRFIERLNPGIRFSMAPELEMDITYQQVVEITWRLEGMWAREREEREVKRPRDSGAYSGDGALGEARHGMGYVSRPVHSALPASNGIPATPRPQVPNKVVSFLKAQRMVGKVCDAYLAYVRDVSVDTPTVQSVSIVRDYPDVFPVDLSGMPPDMDIDFGIHLLSGTQLISIPPYRMAPAELKKLKE